The sequence GGGTGAATTTCATGTCTAACGAAAAGAAAATAAAAAACTCTCTACAAGCTATAGTCCTTAGGATTAGTGATAAGAATACATTTCAAAAAATGGAAGTAATGCCCCAAGATGGTAGAAAAGGAAAACTCCTGTATGAAGGTAATGAAATAGTATGGGTACATAAAAATAAAAAGGAACCAATCCCTTTAAACAAAATAGCAGACAAAATAGTGGAATTTTTAGCTGGGCAGGATGGTAAACTAGAAATTATTGAGCGTGGAACTAAAATATCCGTGGATATAAAGGGAAGCCAGGTGAAAATTTCCTTTAGCACAATAGATGAACCTGTTGCAGAGGTGAAAGAAGCAGAAGCGGGTACAAGGCAACAATTTATCAAAGCTCAAGAGGCCAGTCATTTACTTAAAGCTATCGGTATCATGAATACATTAGGGGAAATACCACAAGATAAAAGAAGGAAATACTATCAAATAGATAGATTTGTTGAGTTACTAGATAATTATCTGAAGGACTGGCCCAATGACAAAGAACTTGTAGTAGTGGATTGTGGTTGTGGTAAATCATATTTAAGCTTTGTTCTTAACTATTATCTACAAGATAAACTAAGAAAAAAATGTTACTTCATAGGTATAGATGGTAACAAAGAAGTCATAGCAGCATCTGAAAAAATTAGTGAAGAATTAGGATACAGAAATATGGAATTTCACCCTGTTAGGATAGAAGAATTTCACACAAATAAAGATGTGAGCCTAGTACTTAGCTTACATGCTTGTGATATAGCAACAGATCAACAACTTGGTTTGGGTGTTAGACTAGGAGCAGATCATATAATAGCAGTGCCATGCTGTCAAAAGGATCTACGGGATCAGCTGAACTATAATGACCTACAAGACTTTGCCCGCTTCCCTATATTAAAGAACAGACTTTCAGATGTTATAACAGATGGTATAAGGGTACTAGGTTTAGAAGCCCATGGCTATAAAGTTAATGTGGTCGAATACATTTCACCCCTAGAAACTCCTAAAAACATTATGATTCGAGCAGAAAAAAAGGGCGAAAACACAAAAGCCCAGAAAAGATATGACGAAGCAAAGAAATACTGGGGAGTATCCCCGGCAATGGATAGGTATGTGTATTAGGCTATGAAAGTTAATGCTTACGCTGTTTGCCTTTTCCATGGCTTATCTTTATATTTAGACACAAAAAAAACAGTTCCTCCTTCGAGGAACTGTTATATTTGCATACTAAAGTTTGTTAACGTTAGCTGCTTGAGGACCACGGCTACCTTCGGTAATTTCGAAAGAAACTCTTTGTCCTTCTTCTAGAGTTTTGAAGCCGTCTCCTTGGATAGCTGAGAAGTGTACAAACACGTCAGAACCACCTTCGATAGAGATGAATCCGTAACCTTTCTCTGCGTTAAACCATTTTACGATACCTTCTTGCATTTACTTAACCTCCTATAACTTACCCATTTTTTGGGCTGACCCTAAAAAATTTTTTTGAACAAATCGCTCTATCCATAAGACAAGCAGCAATTTGTTGTACAAAAGAGGTCGCCTTTTGTACTTTCTTTATAATACCATTGACCCCAAAAAAAGTCAAACAATATGATGTATTTTATTTGCATAAATTGGGCATAGAATGGTTACTATTTAATGAGATGTGATATACTTATTAAGGCAAATATACAGTAAATTTGGGAAGTCAGTTAGCTGTAAAATATTAGTATTTACTTTGCAAATAACATTAAATTAAAAGGAGCCTTTTATATGATCCGTGTTTCCGATATAAAATTAACAATCCATGAAGATAAAGAGAAAATATTAAGGGATAAGATATCAAAAGCCCTTAGGATAAACTCAAACGACATAATTACTTACAATATATTTAAAGAGTCCATAGATGCCCGTAAGCAAGATATGATTTTTTTTACATATACAGTAGATGTAAAACTCAGTAAGGGGCAAGAAGATGCCCTTAGGGAAAAGGGATTTAAAGAGACACCTAACTTGGAATACAAATACCCTAGTAAAGGTAAAAAATCTCTGAATAAACCACCTGTTATTGTGGGTAGTGGACCAGCAGGACTGTTCTGTGCCTTACTTCTTTCTCAAATGGGGTATAATCCAATACTGATTGAACGGGGAGAAGATGTAGATAAGCGTACCTACACTGTAAATGAGTTTTGGAAACAGGGTAGTTTAAACCCCGAGAGCAACGTGCAATTCGGAGAGGGTGGAGCAGGTACTTTTTCAGATGGAAAGCTCACTACACTGATTAAAGATAAAAGATGTAGGAAAATACTTGAGGAAATGGTTAAAGCAGGTGCGCCAGATGCGATTATGTACTCCCATAAGCCCCATGTGGGAACAGATATATTAAAAAATGTTGTTAAAACCATTAGAGAGCAAATAATTAAAAATGGTGGGCAAGTCTTATTTGGAACAAAACTTCTGGAAGTTATAACAGAGGGTGACAAAGTTAGGTGTATACATACAAATCAAGGGGAGTTAGAAACAGAAACACTGGTTTTAGCTTTGGGACACAGCGCTAGGGATACCTTTGAGATGTTGTATGATAAAGGTATCAACATAGAACAAAAAGCATTTTCCATAGGGGTGAGGGTAGAACATCCCCAGAGGCTTATAAATGAGGCTCAATACAAAGGCTTTGCAGATCATCCCAAGTTAGGGGCTGCTGAGTATAAGTTGGTCT comes from Alkalicella caledoniensis and encodes:
- a CDS encoding class I SAM-dependent methyltransferase, encoding MSNEKKIKNSLQAIVLRISDKNTFQKMEVMPQDGRKGKLLYEGNEIVWVHKNKKEPIPLNKIADKIVEFLAGQDGKLEIIERGTKISVDIKGSQVKISFSTIDEPVAEVKEAEAGTRQQFIKAQEASHLLKAIGIMNTLGEIPQDKRRKYYQIDRFVELLDNYLKDWPNDKELVVVDCGCGKSYLSFVLNYYLQDKLRKKCYFIGIDGNKEVIAASEKISEELGYRNMEFHPVRIEEFHTNKDVSLVLSLHACDIATDQQLGLGVRLGADHIIAVPCCQKDLRDQLNYNDLQDFARFPILKNRLSDVITDGIRVLGLEAHGYKVNVVEYISPLETPKNIMIRAEKKGENTKAQKRYDEAKKYWGVSPAMDRYVY
- a CDS encoding NAD(P)/FAD-dependent oxidoreductase, which produces MIRVSDIKLTIHEDKEKILRDKISKALRINSNDIITYNIFKESIDARKQDMIFFTYTVDVKLSKGQEDALREKGFKETPNLEYKYPSKGKKSLNKPPVIVGSGPAGLFCALLLSQMGYNPILIERGEDVDKRTYTVNEFWKQGSLNPESNVQFGEGGAGTFSDGKLTTLIKDKRCRKILEEMVKAGAPDAIMYSHKPHVGTDILKNVVKTIREQIIKNGGQVLFGTKLLEVITEGDKVRCIHTNQGELETETLVLALGHSARDTFEMLYDKGINIEQKAFSIGVRVEHPQRLINEAQYKGFADHPKLGAAEYKLVYHSKSGRSAYSFCMCPGGMVVAAASEPGHVVTNGMSEHARDRDNANSALLVGVTTEDFGSAHPLAGVEFQRKWEKRAFEIGGKNYNAPAQLVGDFLEGRESTKLGHVIPSYKKDITLTDLTEVLPDYVTETLKEAIVDFDKKIKGFANPHAILTGVETRSSSPIRILRNEKYQSNIEGIYPCGEGAGYAGGIISAAVDGLRVAEAIIQEYKK
- a CDS encoding cold-shock protein, which produces MQEGIVKWFNAEKGYGFISIEGGSDVFVHFSAIQGDGFKTLEEGQRVSFEITEGSRGPQAANVNKL